The genome window GTCAGCCGACGGGGATCAGGTACACGAACGTGAAGATCACGATCCAGACGATGTCCACGAAGTGCCAGTACAGGGCGATCATGTCCACGCGGATGTCGTCCTCCATGGGTAGCCGCCCCAGCCGGCTGAGGGTGTACAGGCCGAGGAGGAACAGAATCCCCACCGTCACGTGGATGCCGTGGAAGCTCGTCAGGAGGTAGAAGCTGGACGAGAACGGACTGGTCGTGATCGTCATGCCCTCGCTCACGAAGCTGGTGAACTCGAAGACCTGTCCGCCGATGAACACGGTCCCGAGCATGGCGGTGGCGAGCAACCACATGCGCATGCGGCCCTCGTCGCGCTTCACCGCCCCGTCGTGGGCGAGCACCATCGTCAGCGAGCTCATCAACAGCACGAAGGAACTCACCGACGTGAACGGGATGTCGAAGATGTCTTCGGGGCCAGGTCCGTTGGCGGTGCGGTCCTTGTAGAGCATGTAGGTGGTGATCAGCGACCCGAAGAACATCGCTTCGGAGGCCAGGAACACCCAGATCCCCAGCTTGCGGTGGTCGAGCCCGAGACTGGTGTCGGGGTGCCCGGCCGCGTGGGCCGCCTCGGCGTGCGCCTCAGCCACTCGTTCGCCTCCGTTGGTCAGTGATCGTCGCTACCGGGTTCCTCCAGCGGTTCGAGCACCCAGCCGAAGTACCCGGTCAGGAGAGTGACGACACCGAGGACGATGAACAGGATCCCGCCCGCGCTCCACTGGTCCGACGCCGGGCCCTGGGGGCGGAGGAACACGATCCCGTAGCCGATCACGGTGATCCCGATCGCCACCACCAGCGGCCAGTACGACGGGTCGGGCAGGTGGATGCCACGCTCGCGGGCGCCGACGTCGAGCTGCTCACCGTCGTCGGCGGCGCCGGCGGGCACGCGGACGGGGCGGCCCTCGGTGTCTTCCTCGTACTTGCTGTGCCACCAGTCGTCGCGGGAGTGCACGATCGGCGTCTCGTGGAAGTTGTGCTCGGGGGTGGGTGACTCCACGGACCACTCCAACGTCCGGCCGTCCCACGGGTCTCCGGTGGCTTCCTGACCGACCCGGTGCGACCTCACCGCGTTCACGATGAACAACAG of Actinomycetota bacterium contains these proteins:
- a CDS encoding cytochrome c oxidase subunit 3; this translates as MAEAHAEAAHAAGHPDTSLGLDHRKLGIWVFLASEAMFFGSLITTYMLYKDRTANGPGPEDIFDIPFTSVSSFVLLMSSLTMVLAHDGAVKRDEGRMRMWLLATAMLGTVFIGGQVFEFTSFVSEGMTITTSPFSSSFYLLTSFHGIHVTVGILFLLGLYTLSRLGRLPMEDDIRVDMIALYWHFVDIVWIVIFTFVYLIPVG
- a CDS encoding cbb3-type cytochrome c oxidase subunit I: FAIGLVAQFTIGGLSGVTHAIAPHDYQQTDTYYIVAHFHYVLFGGGMFGIFAGLYYWWPKIFGRMLNETLGKLNFWTMFVGFNLTFFPMHMSGLWGMPRRTYIFPPGMGWDLMNLLSTIGAFTIALSVLLFIVNAVRSHRVGQEATGDPWDGRTLEWSVESPTPEHNFHETPIVHSRDDWWHSKYEEDTEGRPVRVPAGAADDGEQLDVGARERGIHLPDPSYWPLVVAIGITVIGYGIVFLRPQGPASDQWSAGGILFIVLGVVTLLTGYFGWVLEPLEEPGSDDH